In Paroedura picta isolate Pp20150507F chromosome 6, Ppicta_v3.0, whole genome shotgun sequence, one genomic interval encodes:
- the KCNJ15 gene encoding ATP-sensitive inward rectifier potassium channel 15: MEATQINMSQSPLVNEAIGAKVKKCKPRVMSKSGHSNVRIDKVDGIYLLYLQDLWTTVIDMKWRYKLTLFVATFVMTWFLFGVVYYAIAFIHGDLEETKFSHQHVPCVMNVDSLTGAFLFSLESQTTIGYGFRFITEECPHAIFLLVAQLVITTLIEIFITGTFLAKIARPKKRAETIKFSHCAVITKHNGHLCLVIRVANMRKSLLIQCQLSGKLLQTYETKEGERILLNQATVKFHVDSSSESPFLILPLTFYHILDENSPLRDLTPQNLLEKDFELVVLLNATVESTSAVCQSRTSYVPEEIFWGYEFMPVISVSQNGKYVADFSQFEQIRNADFNLYSMDSEKQKLEEQYRKEDQRNRERRTMLFQQSNV; encoded by the coding sequence ATGGAAGCCACACAGATCAACATGTCACAAAGCCCACTAGTAAATGAGGCCATTGGTGCTAAGGTGAAGAAATGCAAACCCCGTGTGATGTCCAAAAGTGGTCACAGCAATGTCAGGATTGATAAGGTGGATGGTATTTACTTGCTTTATCTTCAGGATTTGTGGACCACAGTCATTGACATGAAGTGGAGATATAAACTTACTTTGTTTGTAGCTACTTTTGTAATGACTTGGTTTCTTTTTGGAGTTGTTTACTATGCCATTGCGTTTATTCATGGAGACCTGGAAGAAACCAAATTCTCACACCAACATGTCCCCTGTGTCATGAATGTAGACTCACTAACTGGagcatttctgttttctttggagTCCCAAACAACCATTGGTTATGGTTTTCGTTTCATCACTGAGGAGTGCCCTCATGCTATTTTCCTCTTAGTTGCTCAACTGGTCATCACAACCTTGATTGAAATCTTCATCACTGGTACTTTCCTAGCCAAAATTGCCAGACCTAAAAAGCGGGCTGAGACCATTAAATTCAGCCATTGTGCTGTTATCACCAAACACAATGGACATCTTTGCCTGGTGATTCGAGTGGCAAATATGAGAAAGAGCCTTCTGATTCAGTGCCAGCTATCTGGAAAGCTCCTGCAGACCTATGAAACCAAAGAAGGTGAGCGGATCCTGCTAAACCAAGCTACTGTCAAATTCCATGTTGATTCTTCATCTGAAAGTCCTTTCTTGATTTTACCTTTGACTTTTTACCATATACTGGATGAGAACAGTCCTTTGAGAGATCTTACACCCCAAAACCTATTAGAAAAAGATTTTGAACTTGTTGTCCTCTTGAATGCCACAGTGGAGTCAACAAGTGCTGTTTGCCAAAGCCGAACCTCATACGTTCCAGAGGAAATCTTCTGGGGTTATGAGTTTATGCCTGTGATTTCTGTCTCTCAAAATGGGAAATATGTTGCAGATTTCAGTCAGTTTGAGCAGATCAGGAATGCAGATTTCAACTTATACAGTATGGATTCTGAAAAGCAAAAACTGGAAGAACAATATAGAAAGGAAGACCAAAGAAACAGAGAACGCAGAACAATGTTATTTCAGCAAAGCAATGTTTGA